A stretch of Streptococcus sp. oral taxon 061 DNA encodes these proteins:
- the htpX gene encoding zinc metalloprotease HtpX, translating into MLYKQIASNKRKTWILLIVFFLLLALVGYAVGFLFMNSGIWGVTVAMIIGFIYALTMIFQSTEIVMSMNGAREVDRNEEPVLYHVVEDMALVAQIPMPRVYVIDDPGLNAFATGSNPLNAAVAATSGLLEIMNREELEAVIGHEVSHIRNLDIRISTIAVALASAITLLSSMAGRMMWWGGASRSRRSNDRDGGGLEIILLVLSLLAIVLAPLAATLVQLAISRQREFLADTSSVELTRNPQGMINALQKLDNSQPMSHHVDDASSALYINDPQKPGFLKKLFYTHPPISERIERLKQM; encoded by the coding sequence ATGCTGTACAAACAAATTGCTAGTAATAAACGTAAAACTTGGATTCTTTTAATTGTCTTCTTTCTTTTGCTAGCCTTGGTTGGTTATGCTGTTGGTTTTCTGTTCATGAACTCAGGTATCTGGGGCGTGACTGTAGCTATGATTATCGGTTTCATCTATGCCTTGACCATGATTTTTCAATCTACAGAGATTGTCATGAGCATGAATGGTGCGCGTGAGGTTGATAGAAACGAAGAACCTGTTCTCTATCATGTTGTCGAGGATATGGCATTGGTGGCGCAGATTCCTATGCCACGAGTTTATGTAATTGATGACCCGGGTTTGAATGCCTTCGCCACCGGTTCGAATCCTCTAAATGCTGCTGTTGCTGCTACGTCAGGACTTTTAGAGATCATGAATCGTGAGGAGTTAGAAGCTGTAATCGGGCATGAAGTTAGTCATATTCGCAACTTAGATATTCGAATCTCTACCATTGCTGTTGCTCTTGCCAGTGCCATCACCCTTTTATCGAGTATGGCAGGTCGTATGATGTGGTGGGGTGGAGCTAGTCGTAGTCGTAGAAGTAATGACCGTGATGGTGGAGGACTTGAGATTATTTTATTGGTCCTATCTCTCTTGGCCATTGTTCTAGCGCCTTTAGCAGCAACTTTGGTGCAGTTAGCTATCTCTCGCCAACGAGAATTTTTAGCAGATACTTCAAGTGTGGAACTAACTCGTAATCCTCAGGGGATGATCAATGCTTTACAAAAATTAGACAATAGTCAACCCATGAGTCATCATGTAGATGATGCTAGTAGTGCCCTTTATATCAATGATCCTCAAAAACCAGGTTTCTTGAAAAAACTATTTTATACGCATCCACCTATTTCAGAGCGAATTGAACGTTTGAAACAAATGTAA
- a CDS encoding LemA family protein, producing the protein MNWIFYGLLALIIFLVIDCYNKLVKNRMQTKEAWSQIDVQLKRRNDLLPNLIETVKGYAKYESSTLEKVTELRRQVAAATTPAEAMKASDALTRQVSGIFAVAENYPDLKASSNFAHLQEELTNTENKISYSRQLYNSVVSNYNIKLETFPSNLVAAIFGFKAADFLQTPEEEKAVPRVDFSGLGD; encoded by the coding sequence ATGAATTGGATTTTTTATGGACTTCTTGCTCTAATTATTTTCTTGGTAATTGACTGCTATAATAAATTGGTGAAAAATCGTATGCAGACCAAGGAAGCTTGGAGTCAGATTGATGTTCAGTTGAAGCGTCGAAATGATCTCTTACCAAACTTAATTGAAACAGTAAAAGGTTACGCTAAATACGAAAGTTCTACTCTAGAAAAGGTGACTGAACTCCGTAGACAAGTAGCTGCAGCAACTACACCTGCAGAAGCCATGAAAGCTAGTGATGCACTGACTCGTCAGGTATCTGGTATTTTTGCGGTTGCAGAGAATTATCCTGACTTGAAGGCTAGTAGCAATTTTGCTCACTTACAAGAAGAACTGACTAACACAGAAAATAAAATTTCTTATTCACGTCAGCTCTATAATAGTGTCGTTAGCAACTACAATATTAAATTAGAAACTTTCCCAAGTAATCTGGTTGCGGCTATATTTGGCTTCAAGGCAGCGGATTTCCTTCAAACTCCAGAAGAAGAAAAGGCTGTACCTAGAGTTGATTTTAGTGGTTTAGGTGACTAA
- the rsmG gene encoding 16S rRNA (guanine(527)-N(7))-methyltransferase RsmG encodes MKPETFYTLLAEQNINLTDQQKAQFERYFELLVEWNQKINLTAITEKEEVYLKHFYDSIAPILQGLIENQEIKLLDIGAGAGFPSLPMKILYPQLDVTIIDSLNKRINFLQLLAEELNLEGVHFYHGRAEDFAQEKNFRAQFDIVTARAVARMQVLSELTIPYLKVGGKLLALKASNAPEELTEAKNALNLLFSKVEDNISYTLPNGDPRYITIVEKKKETPNKYPRKAGMPNKRPL; translated from the coding sequence ATGAAACCAGAAACTTTTTACACACTACTTGCTGAACAGAATATCAATCTTACTGACCAGCAAAAAGCACAATTTGAGCGCTATTTTGAACTCTTAGTCGAGTGGAACCAAAAAATCAACCTGACTGCAATTACTGAAAAGGAAGAAGTTTATCTTAAACACTTTTATGATTCCATCGCTCCTATCCTACAAGGGTTGATAGAAAACCAAGAAATTAAGTTACTTGATATTGGCGCTGGTGCAGGATTCCCAAGTCTTCCTATGAAGATTCTCTACCCTCAGCTAGATGTGACCATCATTGATTCACTCAATAAGCGCATTAACTTTCTTCAGCTTTTAGCTGAGGAGCTTAATCTAGAAGGTGTTCATTTCTACCATGGGCGCGCAGAAGATTTTGCTCAAGAGAAGAATTTCCGTGCCCAATTCGACATTGTAACAGCTCGTGCAGTTGCTCGCATGCAGGTCTTGTCTGAATTAACGATTCCTTATCTAAAGGTAGGAGGAAAACTTTTGGCACTTAAGGCCAGTAATGCACCAGAGGAATTGACAGAAGCCAAGAATGCCCTCAATCTTCTCTTCAGCAAGGTTGAAGACAACATCAGCTACACACTTCCTAATGGAGACCCTCGCTACATCACTATTGTCGAAAAGAAAAAAGAAACTCCAAACAAATATCCACGTAAGGCTGGTATGCCCAAC